In Candidatus Nitrosarchaeum limnium SFB1, the following proteins share a genomic window:
- a CDS encoding cob(II)yrinic acid a,c-diamide reductase translates to MTEEFTDEEKKAFYKAIYSRRDVRSHFTSRIIKDDVIARILNAAHHAPSVGFSQPWNFILIKNITTKKKIKDSFEEEKNRSSKLVEEPKRSKYLSFKLEGILESPVNLCVTYDPSKFGPFVIGRSSIPEAGLYSVCCAIQNLWLAARTEGVGLGWVSILSNDTLKEVLELPEHVVPIAYLCLGYVDEFAQKPDLETAGWLPRLDLKEVVYFEKWQDTKNVEWNQIQEMIKENLDYA, encoded by the coding sequence TTGACAGAAGAATTTACAGATGAGGAAAAAAAAGCCTTCTACAAGGCAATATACTCAAGAAGAGACGTTAGATCTCATTTTACCTCAAGAATTATCAAAGATGATGTCATAGCAAGAATTTTGAATGCTGCACATCATGCACCGTCTGTTGGTTTCTCTCAGCCATGGAATTTTATTTTAATAAAAAATATCACCACAAAAAAGAAGATCAAGGATTCATTTGAAGAAGAAAAGAATCGATCATCAAAATTAGTTGAAGAGCCAAAAAGATCAAAATATCTTTCATTTAAACTCGAAGGTATTTTAGAATCTCCAGTAAATCTATGTGTCACTTATGATCCTTCAAAGTTTGGACCGTTTGTGATTGGTAGATCAAGTATACCTGAAGCAGGATTATACAGTGTATGTTGCGCTATTCAAAATTTGTGGCTTGCTGCAAGAACAGAGGGAGTTGGTCTTGGTTGGGTAAGTATTCTTTCAAATGATACATTGAAAGAAGTTTTAGAATTACCAGAACATGTTGTACCAATAGCATATCTTTGTTTAGGATATGTTGATGAATTTGCACAAAAACCTGATCTAGAAACTGCAGGATGGCTTCCAAGACTAGATCTTAAGGAAGTAGTGTATTTTGAGAAATGGCAAGATACCAAGAATGTTGAATGGAATCAAATTCAAGAAATGATCAAAGAAAATCTTGACTACGCTTAA
- a CDS encoding hypothetical protein (hypothetical protein Nmar_1741), giving the protein MNLKHIAFFMILLFIIGVPTAYAQISMGEKAEQKSVQVVINSSNEIHVKHVIASSTTPKQVNLIDGERTNLIVSDELGNEMQFGDSGGSIIVFPSQNQTIIEYDLGNVLFLKNNMLTWDFKYLQTTSFIFPEEADLIFTNNRPVKLDEKLGITCHGCQMLLEYSLNMPKILKNVQVDNKKFVIEIGTFAEINKFNFDQNTKRVNFQVSGDKQIVTLVIPQELLSGPYNVFLGDKKIAFSEYINNGTHVWLNMRPDSSGDISITSTTDIGMQKPTTQDDSSNVNQNNNTGYQNTNVYVIIGIIIVIGLAAAIIIMKKKKSASSTELNDNKLEN; this is encoded by the coding sequence ATGAATTTAAAGCACATTGCTTTTTTTATGATTTTATTATTTATCATAGGAGTTCCAACTGCATATGCACAAATATCAATGGGTGAGAAGGCTGAACAAAAATCAGTTCAAGTTGTAATTAATTCATCAAATGAGATTCATGTAAAACATGTAATTGCTTCATCAACTACGCCTAAACAAGTAAATTTGATTGATGGTGAAAGAACAAACCTAATAGTTTCAGATGAATTAGGAAATGAAATGCAATTTGGAGATAGTGGTGGGAGCATCATAGTTTTTCCATCACAAAATCAAACAATTATAGAATATGATCTTGGAAATGTATTGTTTTTAAAAAACAATATGCTGACTTGGGATTTTAAATATCTTCAAACTACTTCTTTCATATTTCCTGAAGAAGCTGATTTGATATTTACAAATAACAGACCAGTAAAATTAGATGAAAAACTTGGAATTACATGTCATGGTTGTCAAATGTTGTTAGAATATTCTCTCAATATGCCAAAAATATTAAAAAATGTTCAAGTGGATAACAAAAAATTTGTAATTGAAATTGGAACATTTGCTGAGATTAATAAATTTAATTTTGATCAAAATACAAAAAGAGTAAACTTTCAAGTTAGCGGTGATAAACAAATTGTAACACTAGTAATTCCTCAAGAATTATTGTCAGGCCCATATAATGTATTTCTTGGAGATAAAAAAATAGCTTTTAGTGAATATATCAATAATGGAACACATGTTTGGCTTAATATGAGACCAGATAGTTCTGGTGACATTTCAATTACAAGTACTACAGATATTGGCATGCAAAAACCTACAACGCAAGATGATTCTTCAAATGTAAACCAAAATAACAATACAGGATATCAAAATACTAATGTCTATGTCATTATTGGAATTATCATAGTAATTGGACTCGCAGCTGCAATAATTATTATGAAGAAAAAGAAATCAGCATCATCTACTGAGTTAAATGATAACAAATTAGAAAATTGA
- a CDS encoding NADPH-dependent FMN reductase: MSKDVKVVIISASPRKNGNTQVLMKYVFEYTKSKNTDTKLINLADGKIECYRGPEEEYNEHTKAAANDIMDADVWLIGSPIYNSFFSSALKNLFEYVNYKKTEGKVAGMVILAAGNIGFIDVQTLITQLLSYFRVITNPKAVFLTTESISENTILKDEDKKRLSDLVEETLKMASKLQQG, encoded by the coding sequence ATGAGCAAAGATGTGAAAGTTGTCATAATTTCAGCTAGTCCAAGAAAAAATGGCAATACTCAGGTATTAATGAAATATGTTTTTGAGTATACAAAATCAAAAAATACAGATACAAAATTAATTAATCTGGCAGATGGAAAAATTGAATGTTATAGAGGACCAGAAGAAGAATACAATGAACATACAAAAGCAGCAGCAAACGACATCATGGATGCTGATGTTTGGTTAATTGGTTCACCAATTTACAATTCGTTTTTTAGTTCGGCATTAAAAAATTTGTTTGAATATGTAAATTATAAAAAAACTGAAGGAAAAGTAGCCGGAATGGTAATTTTGGCTGCAGGGAATATAGGATTTATCGATGTTCAGACGTTGATTACTCAATTACTATCATATTTCAGAGTAATAACAAATCCTAAAGCAGTGTTTCTTACTACAGAATCAATATCAGAAAATACTATTTTGAAGGATGAAGATAAGAAAAGATTAAGTGATTTAGTAGAGGAAACTTTGAAAATGGCTTCTAAATTACAACAAGGTTAG
- a CDS encoding hypothetical protein (hypothetical protein Nmar_0200) encodes MFAFIVASVLFSTVMFNSNSFAEPAESQTIITPINDSIGIEKTTMQMFISKDNKLPWGFVEGKISNHVEGYPVIIQIYDNDELIAGNNVGAVQFAQIPVNEDGSYEYKFRVLDSNSGKIIHIFDGSYTVKVFKVVYLNPNLVVI; translated from the coding sequence ATGTTTGCATTCATTGTAGCATCTGTATTGTTTAGTACTGTAATGTTTAATTCAAATTCGTTTGCTGAACCGGCTGAATCTCAAACAATAATTACACCAATTAACGATTCTATTGGAATCGAAAAGACAACTATGCAGATGTTTATTTCTAAAGATAACAAATTACCATGGGGATTTGTTGAAGGAAAAATTTCAAATCATGTTGAAGGTTATCCTGTAATTATTCAAATTTATGATAATGATGAACTCATTGCAGGAAATAATGTTGGAGCAGTACAATTTGCACAAATTCCAGTAAATGAAGATGGTTCATATGAATACAAATTTAGAGTTCTTGATTCTAATTCTGGAAAAATAATACATATTTTTGATGGTAGTTATACAGTTAAAGTCTTCAAGGTAGTATATCTAAATCCTAACCTTGTTGTAATTTAG
- a CDS encoding hypothetical protein (hypothetical protein Nmar_1738), whose amino-acid sequence MGYLGNHLATVVTGVFAGVLTGLMFYFAENPYLHFVLIMAVPITWFLVFTCWISQKSTDYMHKSQSHVSHNEKKSLSNVQTTQIYASGENQVSLTEIKAAQNELSGELSKLKESVKLKDSEIERLNQEISNLQTLVQIESLKTELANLKMLASERKSKNK is encoded by the coding sequence ATGGGGTATCTTGGAAACCATTTAGCAACAGTGGTTACTGGAGTCTTTGCAGGAGTACTTACAGGGTTAATGTTTTACTTTGCTGAAAATCCATATCTACACTTTGTATTGATTATGGCCGTTCCAATTACTTGGTTCCTTGTCTTTACTTGTTGGATTTCTCAAAAGAGTACTGATTACATGCATAAATCACAATCACATGTTAGTCATAACGAAAAAAAAAGCTTGAGTAATGTACAGACTACTCAAATTTATGCATCAGGAGAAAACCAAGTAAGTCTAACTGAAATTAAAGCAGCACAAAATGAGTTATCTGGAGAATTAAGTAAACTCAAGGAATCTGTTAAACTAAAAGATAGTGAAATTGAAAGATTAAATCAAGAGATTTCAAATCTTCAAACTCTAGTTCAAATTGAATCATTAAAAACTGAACTTGCTAATCTTAAGATGTTGGCATCTGAACGTAAATCAAAAAACAAATAG
- a CDS encoding peptidylprolyl isomerase — translation MSTAIIETNLGTIVFKLLPDLAPETVRNFEKLAKDGFYNGTLFHRVIPGFMIQGGDPNTKTANKSTWGMGGPGHTIKAEFSSRSHHRGIVSMARAQDPNSAGSQFFIVTTDSTFLDRQYTVFGEVTEGMDVADKIVNLPRDRNDCPLDEAKMIQVKVE, via the coding sequence TTGAGTACTGCAATTATTGAAACTAATTTAGGAACAATTGTATTTAAATTACTTCCTGATTTGGCGCCAGAAACTGTAAGAAACTTTGAAAAATTAGCTAAGGATGGATTCTACAACGGGACATTATTCCATAGAGTAATTCCAGGATTTATGATTCAGGGAGGAGATCCTAATACAAAAACTGCAAATAAGAGTACATGGGGTATGGGAGGACCAGGTCATACAATCAAAGCAGAATTTAGTTCAAGATCACATCATCGTGGCATTGTTTCTATGGCTAGAGCACAAGATCCAAACAGTGCAGGTTCACAATTCTTCATAGTTACAACAGATAGCACATTTCTTGATAGACAATATACAGTATTTGGAGAAGTAACAGAAGGAATGGATGTTGCAGATAAAATTGTAAATCTACCAAGAGATCGCAATGATTGCCCTCTTGATGAAGCAAAAATGATTCAAGTTAAAGTGGAATAA